A window of Polaribacter litorisediminis contains these coding sequences:
- a CDS encoding SOUL family heme-binding protein: MSSQRNIEKYPFKVVKKYDNFEIRNYEATLFTAVNLGTKTYDKASRKGFSVLAGYIFGGNKKEEKIAMTSPVAMTLEDSTTMMFMVPKKYTKENLPIPNDASIEFKEMPAKKMAAISFGGWANDKKIEFYKKKLTEALKKEGLQYSNNFLFFGYNAPMEIFNRKNEVLVALE; this comes from the coding sequence ATGAGTAGTCAGAGAAATATTGAAAAATATCCTTTTAAAGTAGTAAAAAAGTACGATAATTTTGAAATCAGAAATTATGAAGCCACCCTTTTTACGGCTGTCAACCTAGGGACAAAAACGTATGACAAAGCTTCTCGAAAAGGATTTTCTGTATTAGCTGGCTATATTTTTGGAGGTAATAAAAAAGAGGAAAAAATAGCTATGACATCTCCTGTCGCTATGACTTTAGAAGATTCTACGACCATGATGTTTATGGTGCCTAAAAAATATACCAAAGAAAATTTACCAATTCCTAATGATGCATCCATAGAATTTAAAGAAATGCCCGCAAAGAAAATGGCTGCAATTTCTTTTGGTGGATGGGCTAATGATAAAAAAATTGAATTTTATAAAAAGAAGTTGACCGAAGCTCTAAAAAAAGAAGGCTTGCAATATAGCAACAACTTTTTGTTTTTTGGCTACAATGCCCCTATGGAAATATTCAATAGAAAGAATGAAGTACTTGTTGCGTTAGAATAA
- a CDS encoding EF-hand domain-containing protein, which produces MAWTKEKILENIEFLMRSKFETPEEAFYYYDQDSDGFLTKDDFKLLLKEAGVHIIIRGLVAEFMIQSFDQNNNKTVSWEEFQKAIKESGIE; this is translated from the coding sequence ATGGCTTGGACAAAAGAAAAAATACTAGAGAATATAGAGTTTTTAATGCGAAGTAAATTCGAAACACCCGAAGAAGCTTTTTATTATTATGATCAAGATAGTGATGGGTTCTTAACAAAAGATGACTTTAAACTTTTATTAAAAGAAGCAGGAGTTCATATAATCATAAGAGGTTTGGTGGCTGAATTTATGATACAAAGTTTTGATCAAAATAATAACAAAACCGTAAGTTGGGAAGAATTTCAAAAGGCAATTAAAGAATCAGGAATTGAATAA
- a CDS encoding EF-hand domain-containing protein, with protein sequence MGAKENILKDIHTLITTKFKSPEEAFLAFDKDKDGSLNKDEIKDLLKEAGVNTFLRGMVAGEMIKGYDKSGDDKMNKEEFHVAIAELNRDY encoded by the coding sequence ATGGGAGCAAAAGAAAATATTTTAAAAGACATACATACGCTAATTACCACTAAATTTAAATCTCCGGAAGAAGCGTTTTTAGCTTTTGATAAAGATAAAGACGGATCTTTAAATAAAGATGAAATTAAAGACTTACTAAAAGAAGCTGGCGTAAATACCTTCTTGAGAGGCATGGTTGCTGGTGAAATGATTAAAGGTTACGATAAATCTGGTGACGATAAAATGAATAAAGAAGAATTTCACGTCGCTATTGCCGAGTTAAATCGAGATTATTAA
- a CDS encoding rhomboid family intramembrane serine protease, which yields MQKHIKNIAITILLLYFIFIVSLMLPITQFGIVPRSLKGLIGIITSPFLHANFSHLVANTLPLITLLFVLYAFYPKKAFSVLIISILLGGALVWLLGRNANHIGASGLIYALVSFLIANGFSEQKIVPMLISIGIAVIYSSLFLGIFPSVHYPYISWEGHLFGAISGIVASFRLKYK from the coding sequence ATGCAAAAACACATTAAAAATATTGCAATAACAATTCTGCTGTTGTACTTCATTTTTATCGTTAGTCTAATGCTGCCAATCACTCAATTTGGTATTGTGCCAAGATCACTAAAAGGATTAATTGGTATTATTACAAGTCCTTTTTTACATGCAAATTTTAGTCATTTAGTGGCAAATACATTGCCGTTAATTACGTTACTTTTTGTTTTGTATGCTTTCTATCCTAAAAAAGCATTTTCAGTACTTATAATAAGTATTTTACTAGGAGGAGCTTTAGTTTGGCTATTGGGAAGAAATGCTAACCATATTGGTGCGAGCGGATTAATTTATGCGTTGGTAAGTTTTTTAATTGCAAACGGTTTCTCGGAACAAAAAATTGTTCCTATGCTTATTTCTATCGGAATTGCAGTAATTTACAGTAGTTTGTTTTTAGGAATTTTTCCATCTGTACATTACCCTTACATTTCTTGGGAAGGGCATTTATTTGGGGCTATTTCAGGTATTGTGGCTTCCTTTAGGTTAAAATATAAGTAG
- a CDS encoding M28 family peptidase, translating to MRNLLFLIFFSFLISCKQPINQETRIKEDVTFLASDDLEGRQTGTKGEKKAASYISERFKELGLQPKGTKDYLQPFTFKPKTNPHDEVKFDVNGDGTITGNNVVGFINNQAENTIIIGAHYDHLGYGGEGSLYRDSIKAIHNGADDNASGVAILLNLVSKLQAKNKSNNYLFMAFSGEEMGLLGSNYFVKNPTIDTKKVSYMINMDMVGRLKKDSALAVYGTGTSPIFKQTLKSHNSKFKLIQQESGVGPSDHTSFYLADIPVLHFFTGQHEDYHKPGDDSEKLNYEGMELISDYIFNIITDLDNNGKLSFRKTKNESEETPRFKVGLGVIPDYMFDGKGMRIDGISEEKPAQKAGLKKGDIVIQLGDSTVVDMMSYMRALSVFEKGNSTKVVVKRGSEEVEKIINF from the coding sequence ATGAGAAACCTGCTATTTTTAATCTTTTTCAGTTTTTTAATTTCCTGTAAACAACCTATCAATCAAGAAACTAGAATTAAAGAAGACGTTACTTTTTTAGCTTCTGACGATTTAGAAGGAAGACAAACAGGCACAAAAGGTGAAAAGAAAGCTGCCTCTTACATCTCTGAACGCTTTAAAGAATTAGGATTACAACCAAAAGGAACAAAAGATTATTTACAACCTTTTACCTTTAAACCAAAAACCAATCCTCATGACGAAGTAAAATTTGATGTGAATGGAGATGGAACAATTACAGGTAATAATGTGGTAGGATTTATAAATAATCAAGCTGAAAATACGATCATTATTGGCGCGCATTATGATCATTTAGGCTATGGCGGAGAAGGCTCGTTATACCGAGATTCTATCAAAGCCATTCATAATGGTGCAGATGATAATGCCTCTGGAGTTGCTATTTTATTAAATTTAGTTTCAAAATTGCAAGCGAAAAATAAAAGCAACAATTATCTTTTTATGGCTTTTTCTGGCGAAGAAATGGGACTTTTAGGTTCTAATTACTTTGTAAAAAACCCAACAATCGATACTAAAAAAGTGTCTTATATGATTAATATGGACATGGTGGGGCGTTTGAAAAAAGATTCTGCATTAGCAGTTTACGGCACAGGAACCTCACCAATTTTTAAACAAACATTAAAATCTCATAATTCTAAGTTTAAATTAATTCAGCAAGAATCTGGAGTTGGCCCTAGTGATCATACTAGTTTTTATTTAGCGGATATTCCTGTATTACATTTTTTTACTGGGCAACATGAAGACTATCATAAACCAGGTGATGATTCAGAAAAATTGAATTATGAAGGAATGGAACTAATTTCCGATTACATTTTTAACATCATTACGGATCTTGACAATAATGGAAAATTATCTTTTAGAAAAACAAAAAATGAAAGCGAAGAAACACCGCGTTTTAAAGTTGGTTTGGGCGTAATTCCTGATTACATGTTCGATGGAAAAGGCATGAGAATTGATGGAATTTCTGAAGAAAAGCCCGCTCAAAAAGCTGGTTTAAAAAAGGGAGATATTGTGATACAATTAGGAGATAGCACCGTTGTGGATATGATGAGTTATATGCGAGCTCTGTCTGTTTTTGAAAAAGGAAATTCTACAAAAGTTGTGGTAAAAAGAGGAAGTGAAGAGGTTGAAAAAATAATTAACTTTTAG
- a CDS encoding ion transporter — MKNKVREFVNHNKYFVQFIYGLIILNIIALILESYQSLNANYKWFFNAFEIFSVVIFSIEYIVRIWVSDKTKENKRERINYAFSTLGIIDLIAIIPFYLPFIFPIDLRVVRILRLFRLLRIFKLSRYSKSLKTIRYILKETKSELSITIFVIFVLMVLSSTLMFYIEHDDQPEQFANIGDAFWWAIATLTTVGYGDVYPVTPLGKLLSGVIALIGIGFVALPTGIISSAFIEKIQNEKKEQKKAEGQCNCPHCGKAID; from the coding sequence ATGAAAAATAAAGTTAGAGAGTTTGTAAATCATAATAAATATTTTGTTCAATTTATTTATGGATTAATTATACTTAATATAATTGCTTTAATTTTAGAGTCTTACCAGAGTTTAAATGCCAATTACAAATGGTTTTTTAATGCTTTTGAAATTTTTTCGGTTGTCATTTTTTCAATAGAATATATTGTTCGTATTTGGGTGTCTGACAAAACAAAAGAAAATAAAAGGGAGCGTATAAATTATGCTTTTTCTACATTAGGTATTATCGATTTAATTGCTATTATTCCTTTTTATTTACCTTTTATTTTTCCGATTGATTTGCGTGTTGTTCGTATTTTGCGCTTGTTTAGATTATTACGAATTTTTAAGTTAAGCAGGTATTCAAAATCTTTAAAGACCATTCGTTATATTTTAAAAGAAACCAAATCAGAATTATCCATTACCATTTTTGTAATTTTTGTTTTAATGGTACTGTCCTCAACATTAATGTTTTATATAGAACATGACGATCAACCAGAACAATTTGCTAACATTGGAGATGCTTTTTGGTGGGCAATTGCCACATTAACAACAGTGGGGTATGGAGATGTATACCCTGTAACCCCTTTGGGTAAATTATTGAGTGGTGTAATTGCATTAATTGGTATTGGCTTTGTAGCATTACCTACAGGAATAATCAGTTCTGCTTTTATTGAAAAAATTCAGAATGAAAAAAAAGAACAGAAAAAGGCAGAAGGTCAATGCAATTGCCCACATTGCGGAAAAGCTATTGATTAA
- a CDS encoding TolB family protein, whose amino-acid sequence MRILSILVLGLLLVSCKTEKKQSENKSSEITTLKDSLIYPEEVHFKSLRQVTFGGDNAEAYWSFDDQQLVFQSNYKNWNVSCDQMFLMNADENFKNKMPPMISTGKGRTTCAYFLPDNKHIIYASTHLVDDNCPEVPLRKNGKYIWPVYDSFDIFVADLEGNIVKQLTNEKGYDAEPTVSPKGDKIVFTSTRSGDLELYTMNIDGSDVKQITDELGYDGGAFFSPDGTKIIFRSSRPKTKEEIKAYKDLLAEGLVEPTEMELYICNADGSELRQLTDLGNANWSPFFHPSGEKILFSSNFEAERGFPFNLYLIDLDGKNLERVTHGETFDAFPVFSNDGKKLAFSSNRNNGGGRDTNLFIAEWQD is encoded by the coding sequence ATGAGAATCCTTTCTATACTTGTATTGGGACTATTATTAGTTTCTTGTAAAACAGAAAAAAAGCAATCAGAAAATAAATCATCCGAAATTACCACGCTGAAAGACTCTTTGATTTATCCGGAAGAAGTACATTTTAAAAGTTTGCGTCAAGTAACCTTTGGTGGCGATAATGCAGAGGCTTACTGGAGTTTTGATGATCAACAATTAGTTTTTCAATCAAATTATAAAAATTGGAATGTTAGTTGTGATCAAATGTTTTTAATGAATGCTGATGAAAATTTTAAAAACAAAATGCCACCAATGATTTCTACAGGAAAAGGACGTACTACTTGCGCGTATTTTTTACCTGATAACAAACATATTATTTATGCATCTACACATTTGGTTGATGATAATTGCCCCGAAGTTCCTTTGCGTAAAAACGGAAAATACATTTGGCCAGTTTACGATAGTTTCGACATTTTTGTAGCAGATTTAGAAGGCAATATCGTAAAACAATTGACCAATGAAAAAGGCTATGATGCAGAACCAACAGTCTCTCCCAAAGGGGACAAAATTGTGTTTACATCTACAAGAAGTGGCGATTTAGAATTATATACAATGAATATTGATGGTTCTGACGTAAAACAAATTACAGACGAATTAGGCTATGATGGAGGTGCTTTTTTCTCTCCAGACGGCACAAAAATTATCTTTCGTTCTTCAAGACCAAAAACTAAAGAAGAAATTAAAGCATATAAAGATTTATTAGCAGAAGGCTTGGTAGAACCTACAGAAATGGAGCTTTACATTTGTAATGCAGATGGCTCTGAATTACGTCAATTAACAGATTTAGGAAACGCCAATTGGAGTCCGTTTTTTCATCCTTCAGGAGAAAAGATTCTATTTTCATCTAATTTTGAAGCGGAAAGAGGTTTTCCATTCAATTTATATTTAATAGATTTGGATGGCAAAAACTTAGAAAGAGTTACCCACGGTGAAACTTTTGATGCTTTTCCTGTATTTTCCAATGATGGTAAAAAGTTGGCTTTTTCGTCCAATAGAAATAATGGAGGTGGTAGAGATACCAACTTGTTTATTGCAGAATGGCAGGACTAA
- a CDS encoding S-adenosylmethionine decarboxylase — MEYKQIDAQIYNYRFWITCTNPKTLKNKYDALLKKIGFTILQFHEHYFPEKGYTCFWLLGESHLAIHTFPENKKTYIELSSCNKEKLTLFKTESSLL; from the coding sequence ATGGAATACAAACAAATAGACGCTCAGATTTATAATTATCGCTTTTGGATAACTTGCACGAATCCAAAAACTTTAAAAAATAAGTATGATGCGTTATTAAAAAAAATTGGATTTACCATTTTACAGTTTCATGAACATTATTTCCCGGAAAAAGGATATACTTGTTTTTGGCTTTTGGGTGAAAGTCATTTGGCGATTCATACCTTTCCAGAAAATAAAAAAACGTATATAGAATTAAGTAGTTGCAATAAAGAAAAATTAACTCTTTTTAAAACTGAAAGTAGCCTGTTATGA